One Thermoanaerobacter uzonensis DSM 18761 genomic window, CACATGCAGTGTAATGCCAAAGTTGTAAGCAAAGGCTCTCAAAAATTCCTCCACATTTTCCGTTTCAAAATTTCCAACTCTTTCAGCTTTTAAAGGCAAATCACAGTATAAAAAAGGCCTTCCACTTATATCTACAGAAACTCTCACTAAGGCTTCGTCCATGGGTACATAAAAAGTACTAAACCTCTTAATAGATTTTTTATCGCCGGCAGCCTTTAAAAAAGCATTGCCCAATACAATACCTACGTCTTCAACAGTGTGATGAGTGTCTACCTCTAAATCTCCTTTTGCCACCACTTTTAAATCAAAAAGTCCATGCCTGGCAAATAAAGAAAGCATGTGGTCAAAAAAACCTATTCCTGTAGCTATGTCATAATTTCCTTTTCCGTCAATATTAAGTTCAACGTATATATCCGTCTCTCTAGTTTTTCTTTTAACTTCCGCCTTCCTCATAGC contains:
- the hisB gene encoding imidazoleglycerol-phosphate dehydratase HisB, producing the protein MRKAEVKRKTRETDIYVELNIDGKGNYDIATGIGFFDHMLSLFARHGLFDLKVVAKGDLEVDTHHTVEDVGIVLGNAFLKAAGDKKSIKRFSTFYVPMDEALVRVSVDISGRPFLYCDLPLKAERVGNFETENVEEFLRAFAYNFGITLHVELLHGSNSHHIIEATFKALGRALEKALKIDERVEGIPSTKGIL